In Rhodobacter sp. 24-YEA-8, the following are encoded in one genomic region:
- the cobW gene encoding cobalamin biosynthesis protein CobW: MSADKSLEKTPVTVITGFLGAGKTTLIRHLLQNPGGRRLAVLVNEFGDVGVDGDLIRDCADANCPESSIVELTNGCICCTVADEFIPSIEKLMAMEPRPDHIVIETSGLALPKPLLKAFDWPALRSKITIDGVVAVADAEAVSAGLFAPNPARPGAAEADHETPLSEVFEDQIACADIVLLSKADLAGDAGIAKAKAVIEAEAPRPLPMLPLTEGVIDARVVLGIGAAAEDSLNERPSHHDGHDDHDHDDFDTIVVDLPEITNPEALAAKVSALAASQNILRVKGHVAVEGKPMRLLIQAVGPRVRHQFDRPWGNQPRRSQLVVIAEHGNIDAAAVRAALGA; this comes from the coding sequence ATGTCCGCAGACAAATCCCTGGAAAAAACCCCCGTCACCGTGATCACCGGCTTTCTTGGCGCCGGGAAAACCACGCTGATCCGGCACCTGCTGCAAAACCCGGGCGGGCGGCGGCTCGCTGTGCTGGTGAATGAATTTGGCGATGTCGGTGTCGATGGTGACCTGATCCGCGACTGCGCCGATGCGAATTGCCCGGAAAGCTCGATTGTCGAACTCACCAATGGCTGCATCTGCTGCACCGTTGCCGACGAGTTCATCCCCTCGATCGAGAAGCTGATGGCGATGGAGCCGCGTCCCGATCATATCGTGATCGAAACCTCGGGCCTTGCGCTGCCGAAACCGCTGCTGAAGGCCTTTGACTGGCCGGCTTTGCGCTCGAAAATCACCATCGACGGTGTGGTCGCGGTGGCCGATGCCGAAGCAGTCTCCGCCGGTCTTTTCGCTCCGAACCCAGCCCGGCCCGGCGCGGCTGAAGCCGATCACGAGACCCCGCTTTCCGAGGTCTTCGAAGATCAGATCGCCTGTGCCGATATCGTGCTTTTGTCCAAGGCCGATCTCGCAGGGGATGCCGGCATCGCAAAGGCAAAAGCCGTGATCGAGGCCGAAGCGCCGCGCCCGCTGCCGATGCTGCCTTTGACCGAAGGCGTGATCGATGCGCGTGTCGTGCTGGGGATCGGTGCGGCCGCCGAGGACAGCCTGAATGAGCGCCCCTCGCATCACGATGGCCATGATGATCATGATCATGACGATTTCGACACGATCGTGGTCGATCTGCCCGAAATCACCAACCCGGAGGCGCTTGCGGCGAAAGTCTCGGCACTGGCGGCCTCGCAGAACATCCTGCGCGTCAAAGGCCATGTGGCGGTCGAAGGCAAGCCGATGCGCCTTCTGATCCAGGCCGTCGGCCCGCGTGTGCGTCATCAGTTCGACCGGCCCTGGGGCAACCAGCCCCGCCGCTCGCAGCTTGTCGTGATCGCGGAACATGGCAATATCGACGCGGCCGCCGTTCGGGCCGCTCTGGGGGCATAA
- a CDS encoding DUF1636 domain-containing protein, with product MAGEAELVVCTTCRLPGSSPEAIRDGARLSEALAARGVAHRRQECLSACSNGCAVVFRGPGRWTYVQGHLDPDLHLNDLVTMYHAFAATPDGIVPWRARPEVIRKNTIARIPPMEL from the coding sequence ATGGCCGGAGAAGCCGAGCTTGTGGTCTGTACCACATGCAGATTGCCGGGCAGCAGCCCCGAGGCCATACGCGATGGCGCGCGGCTCTCTGAGGCGCTGGCCGCCAGAGGCGTGGCGCATCGTCGCCAGGAATGCCTGTCCGCCTGTTCCAATGGCTGCGCCGTGGTGTTTCGCGGCCCGGGCCGCTGGACCTATGTGCAGGGCCATCTCGACCCCGATCTGCATCTGAACGACCTCGTCACCATGTATCACGCCTTTGCGGCGACGCCCGATGGCATCGTCCCCTGGCGTGCGCGGCCCGAGGTCATCCGCAAGAACACAATCGCCCGTATCCCTCCGATGGAGCTTTGA
- the cobO gene encoding cob(I)yrinic acid a,c-diamide adenosyltransferase has product MTDAPDPAANPAEDAARHAAKKAKIKAARDRMMAEKTGEKGLIIVHTGPGKGKSSSAFGMILRCIAHEMPCGVVQFIKGAMSTGERDLILKNFGGLCQFYTMGEGFTWETQDLERDKAAAARAWEKAKELIRDERNRMVLLDEINIALRYDYLDLAEVLEFLRDEKPPMTHVVLTGRNAKPELVEMADLVTEMAMVKHPFRAGVKAQAGVEF; this is encoded by the coding sequence ATGACCGATGCTCCCGATCCCGCCGCAAATCCTGCGGAAGATGCTGCCCGCCACGCCGCAAAAAAGGCGAAGATCAAGGCCGCGCGCGACCGGATGATGGCGGAAAAGACCGGCGAGAAGGGGCTGATCATTGTCCATACCGGGCCGGGGAAGGGCAAAAGCTCCTCCGCCTTCGGGATGATCCTGCGCTGCATCGCGCATGAGATGCCCTGCGGCGTGGTGCAGTTCATCAAGGGCGCGATGTCGACCGGCGAACGCGATCTGATCCTGAAGAATTTCGGAGGTCTCTGCCAGTTCTACACGATGGGCGAAGGCTTTACCTGGGAGACCCAGGACCTGGAGCGGGATAAGGCCGCAGCGGCGCGCGCCTGGGAAAAGGCGAAAGAGCTGATCCGGGACGAGCGGAACCGCATGGTTCTGCTGGACGAGATCAATATCGCGCTGCGCTATGACTATCTTGATCTGGCCGAGGTGCTGGAGTTTCTGCGCGATGAGAAACCGCCGATGACCCATGTCGTGCTGACCGGGCGCAATGCAAAGCCGGAACTGGTGGAAATGGCCGATCTCGTGACGGAAATGGCGATGGTGAAACACCCGTTCCGCGCCGGAGTTAAGGCCCAGGCCGGGGTAGAGTTCTGA
- a CDS encoding cobyric acid synthase, with translation MSGQPPGRALMIQGTGSNVGKSLLVAGLCRVARRRGLSVLPFKPQNMSNNAAVTVDGGEIGRAQALQALACGVAPHSDMNPVLLKPETDTGAQVVVQGKRLTSVRAKDYAAMKPKIAGAVQESFQRLKARADLVIVEGAGSPAEVNLRRNDIANMGFALAADVPVVLAGDIDRGGVIAQIVGTQAVLDAADNAQIAGFLVNRFRGDPSLFDDGYRLIADRTGWRGFGVLPWFRDARLLPAEDALDLAASGTGRVKVACLALSRIANFDDLDPLKLEPDLTVSMILPGQAIPGDTDLVVIPGSKSTRGDLAFLREQGWDIDILAHRRRGGRILGLCGGYQMLGRSVADPDGIEGAPGVTPGLGLLDVETVMSGDKRLARVTARHAATGLDVTGYEIHIGRTEGADRARPFACLGDQPEGARSPDGRVEGSYLHGLFTSDAFRAAWLKDFGITAGATRYGAEVERILDRLADHMETHLDCDGLLALAR, from the coding sequence ATGTCGGGCCAGCCCCCTGGCCGGGCGCTGATGATCCAGGGCACCGGCTCGAATGTCGGCAAGTCGCTGCTGGTCGCCGGGCTTTGCCGGGTGGCGCGGCGGCGGGGGCTTTCGGTCCTGCCGTTCAAGCCACAAAACATGTCGAACAATGCCGCGGTGACGGTGGACGGGGGCGAGATTGGCCGGGCACAGGCATTGCAGGCCCTGGCCTGCGGGGTCGCACCACATAGCGATATGAACCCGGTCCTGCTGAAACCCGAGACCGATACCGGAGCCCAGGTCGTGGTGCAGGGGAAGCGCCTGACCTCGGTGCGCGCTAAGGATTACGCCGCCATGAAGCCGAAGATCGCCGGAGCGGTGCAGGAGAGCTTCCAGCGTCTGAAAGCCAGGGCCGATCTTGTGATTGTCGAGGGTGCAGGCAGCCCCGCCGAGGTCAATCTGCGCAGGAATGACATCGCCAATATGGGTTTCGCCCTGGCCGCCGATGTGCCGGTGGTCCTGGCAGGCGACATCGATCGCGGCGGCGTGATCGCGCAGATCGTCGGCACCCAGGCCGTGCTGGATGCGGCCGATAACGCGCAGATCGCGGGTTTTCTGGTCAACCGCTTTCGCGGCGATCCCTCATTGTTCGATGATGGCTACCGGCTGATCGCGGACCGGACCGGCTGGCGCGGTTTTGGCGTTCTGCCCTGGTTTCGCGATGCCCGGCTTTTGCCGGCAGAGGACGCGCTCGACCTTGCGGCCTCGGGCACCGGCCGGGTGAAAGTCGCCTGCCTGGCCCTCAGCCGGATCGCGAATTTCGACGATCTTGACCCGCTGAAACTCGAGCCGGATCTGACAGTTTCGATGATCCTTCCCGGTCAGGCGATCCCCGGTGATACCGATCTTGTGGTGATCCCTGGGTCGAAATCGACACGCGGAGATCTGGCGTTTCTGCGCGAACAGGGCTGGGATATCGACATTCTCGCGCATCGCCGGCGCGGCGGGCGGATCCTCGGGCTTTGCGGTGGCTATCAGATGCTGGGCCGCTCGGTCGCCGATCCCGATGGGATCGAAGGCGCGCCGGGGGTGACGCCGGGGCTTGGCCTTCTTGATGTGGAAACGGTGATGTCGGGCGACAAGCGGCTGGCGCGGGTCACGGCCCGCCATGCCGCCACCGGCCTCGATGTGACCGGCTATGAGATCCATATCGGACGGACCGAAGGCGCTGACCGCGCCCGCCCCTTTGCCTGTCTCGGCGACCAGCCGGAAGGCGCGCGTTCGCCCGATGGCAGGGTCGAGGGCAGCTATCTCCACGGGCTTTTCACCAGTGATGCCTTCCGCGCCGCCTGGCTGAAGGATTTCGGCATCACCGCGGGCGCAACCCGATACGGCGCCGAAGTGGAGCGCATCCTTGACCGCCTTGCCGATCATATGGAAACCCATCTCGATTGTGACGGGCTGCTTGCACTCGCCCGCTGA
- a CDS encoding HPP family protein translates to MGPYLRRTLRHAGPAMGFTGWTETLRATAGMFVGMVALILFLSPDPGASAWGLFVIAPFGASAVLLFALPNSPLAQPWSAVVGNAVSALIGVALVLTIETPELRIVLAPALAVLAMHLCRALHPPGGAVALATVLAPHAAAELGFFYVLVPVALGTLALVPVAALAAAMTGRRYPFRQPATAAPGQPEPRPLDRLGVSRAELAGLLQEFHQSANIGVEDLARLISAAELLAARHQTEGITCGEIMSRNLVTVGPETPLTEVGAIFRDRGFTSLPVVAADGSYLGVIFQIHLIRRGAEDARLSGTRFTANLARLLGAAGGRTVRAREVMDPHVPTRSPGTPVHDLLPLLAEGPNDAVPVLEGARILGIVTRTDLIAALAHQCKEEG, encoded by the coding sequence ATGGGACCATATCTGCGCCGGACGCTGCGCCATGCCGGCCCCGCAATGGGCTTTACCGGCTGGACCGAAACCCTGCGCGCCACGGCAGGCATGTTTGTCGGCATGGTGGCGTTGATCCTGTTCCTCAGCCCCGACCCTGGCGCCTCGGCCTGGGGGCTGTTCGTCATTGCGCCCTTTGGTGCCAGCGCGGTGCTTTTATTCGCCCTGCCGAACAGCCCGCTGGCACAGCCCTGGTCGGCGGTGGTGGGGAATGCGGTCTCGGCCCTTATCGGCGTGGCGCTGGTTCTGACCATCGAGACGCCGGAGCTGCGGATCGTGCTGGCCCCGGCGCTGGCCGTGCTGGCGATGCATCTCTGTCGCGCCCTGCATCCGCCCGGGGGGGCGGTTGCGCTGGCGACAGTGCTGGCCCCGCACGCGGCGGCGGAGCTCGGCTTTTTCTATGTGCTGGTGCCGGTCGCGCTTGGCACGCTGGCGCTGGTGCCGGTGGCGGCGCTGGCGGCGGCGATGACCGGGCGGCGCTATCCGTTCCGTCAGCCTGCCACCGCCGCCCCCGGCCAGCCCGAGCCGCGCCCGCTTGACCGGCTCGGCGTTTCGCGCGCTGAACTCGCCGGGCTGCTGCAAGAGTTTCACCAGAGCGCCAATATCGGCGTTGAAGACCTCGCCCGGCTGATCTCGGCCGCCGAGCTGCTGGCCGCACGGCACCAGACCGAAGGCATCACCTGCGGCGAGATCATGTCGCGCAACCTTGTGACCGTTGGCCCTGAGACGCCCCTGACCGAGGTTGGCGCGATCTTTCGCGACCGGGGCTTTACCTCACTGCCGGTGGTGGCGGCGGATGGCAGCTATCTGGGCGTGATCTTCCAGATCCACCTGATCCGGCGCGGCGCCGAAGACGCCCGGCTGAGCGGCACCCGTTTCACTGCAAATCTTGCGCGGTTGCTGGGCGCTGCGGGCGGGCGTACCGTTCGGGCGCGGGAGGTGATGGATCCCCATGTGCCGACCCGCAGCCCCGGCACGCCGGTCCATGATCTGCTGCCGCTGCTGGCCGAGGGGCCGAATGACGCCGTGCCGGTGCTTGAAGGCGCACGTATCCTGGGCATCGTCACCCGCACTGATCTGATTGCTGCGCTGGCACATCAGTGCAAGGAAGAGGGCTGA
- a CDS encoding flavin reductase family protein, translating into MHFDLESNAAGIAYKLLVATVMPRPIAWVVTKSAAGVVNIAPFSFFNVMGDEPPTVVLGISPGRDGGLKHSAQNILDSGEFVVNLVPFALAGAMNLTSIDAPEGVSEAELAGLEVTPSVKVAPPRIAASPVALECRLLQRVATGPRQTLIVGEVLSIHIEDRFVLDEARGHVDTPGLDLVGRSFGADYVRTRDVFRLERPFWQDRIAKDPG; encoded by the coding sequence TTGCATTTCGATCTGGAAAGTAACGCGGCAGGGATCGCTTATAAGCTGCTCGTCGCCACGGTCATGCCGCGCCCCATCGCCTGGGTGGTGACGAAATCCGCCGCCGGCGTGGTGAATATCGCGCCGTTCAGTTTTTTCAACGTGATGGGAGATGAGCCGCCCACCGTGGTACTGGGGATCAGCCCGGGCCGTGACGGCGGGCTGAAGCATTCGGCGCAGAACATCCTCGACAGCGGTGAATTCGTGGTGAACCTGGTGCCTTTCGCGCTGGCCGGGGCGATGAACCTGACCTCGATCGACGCGCCCGAAGGCGTGAGCGAGGCAGAGCTGGCCGGGCTGGAAGTGACGCCTTCGGTCAAAGTCGCACCGCCCCGGATAGCCGCGAGCCCCGTGGCGCTGGAATGCCGCCTCCTGCAGCGGGTAGCGACCGGGCCCCGGCAGACGCTGATTGTCGGCGAGGTGCTGTCGATCCATATCGAGGACCGTTTCGTGCTGGATGAGGCGCGCGGCCATGTCGACACGCCCGGGCTTGACCTCGTCGGGCGGTCTTTTGGTGCGGATTATGTGCGCACGCGCGATGTGTT